The Paenibacillus uliginis N3/975 genome has a window encoding:
- a CDS encoding tRNA1(Val) (adenine(37)-N6)-methyltransferase has product MNQDIVLHSSERIDDLLTHELGIIQSDEVFSFSMDAVLLARFANIPRRGRILDMCTGNGVIPLLLTTRSEAVIEGIEIQPRLADMARRSVALNHLQERVKIREGDLRELYLDTGYGVYDAITVNPPYMPLNGSDIKLNRHQAIARHEIHCTLEEVIQSGARLVRPGGKLCMVHKPQRLAEIISLMQKYRLEPKIIRFVHPRLHMEANMVLIECIKDGKPEVRLQPPIIVYDDQGQYCREMMEIYYGSSEGKS; this is encoded by the coding sequence ATGAATCAAGATATAGTTCTGCACAGCTCGGAGCGGATCGATGATCTGCTGACACATGAGCTTGGCATCATTCAGAGTGATGAGGTATTCAGCTTTTCCATGGACGCCGTGCTGCTTGCAAGGTTTGCGAATATTCCGCGTCGGGGCCGGATTTTGGATATGTGTACCGGAAATGGTGTGATCCCGTTGCTGCTTACTACGCGGAGTGAAGCCGTCATTGAAGGGATCGAAATACAGCCTAGACTGGCCGATATGGCGAGACGAAGTGTGGCGCTGAATCATCTGCAGGAACGGGTGAAGATCCGGGAAGGTGATTTGAGAGAGCTGTATTTGGACACAGGGTACGGCGTATATGATGCCATTACCGTGAACCCGCCTTATATGCCGCTGAATGGCAGTGATATTAAGCTGAATCGTCATCAGGCGATTGCGAGACATGAGATTCACTGTACGCTGGAGGAGGTTATTCAGTCGGGAGCCCGTTTGGTCCGTCCCGGAGGTAAGCTGTGTATGGTGCACAAGCCGCAGCGTTTGGCGGAGATTATCAGTTTGATGCAGAAGTATCGCCTGGAGCCGAAAATTATCCGTTTTGTCCACCCTCGTCTGCATATGGAAGCCAATATGGTGCTGATTGAATGTATTAAGGATGGCAAGCCAGAGGTTCGTTTGCAGCCACCAATCATTGTCTATGATGATCAAGGACAGTACTGCCGCGAAATGATGGAAATATATTATGGATCAAGTGAGGGAAAATCATGA
- the yabA gene encoding DNA replication initiation control protein YabA, with amino-acid sequence MEKKNIFVRIQEMESQMGQMHSELGELKLVIKELLEDNHRLSLENEQLRKVFKREVQSAESETASPRKQPQLVKNEESGEDVVGEGYDNLARLYHEGFHICNVYYGHLRTEGDCLFCLSFLNK; translated from the coding sequence TTGGAAAAGAAAAACATTTTTGTGCGCATTCAAGAGATGGAATCACAGATGGGACAAATGCACAGTGAACTGGGTGAACTAAAGCTGGTCATCAAGGAATTGCTGGAAGACAACCATCGTCTCAGCCTTGAAAATGAACAGCTCCGTAAAGTTTTTAAGAGGGAAGTTCAGTCGGCAGAATCGGAAACGGCATCTCCACGCAAACAGCCTCAACTCGTCAAGAATGAGGAAAGCGGAGAGGATGTCGTCGGGGAAGGATATGACAACCTGGCCCGACTGTATCATGAAGGCTTCCATATTTGTAATGTCTATTACGGGCATTTGCGAACCGAAGGGGATTGCCTCTTCTGTCTATCTTTTTTGAACAAATAA
- a CDS encoding PSP1 domain-containing protein: MYSVVGVRFKKAGKIYYFDPLDLPVEKEQSVIVETARGIEYGQVVIGKKEVQESDVVLPLKKVIRIAGDSDARVVEENKLAAKDAFTTCLNKIRDHALKMKLVDVEFTFDRNKIIFYFTAEGRVDFRELVKDLAGIFRTRIELRQIGVRDEAKMLGGLGPCGRVLCCSSWLGDFEPVSIKMAKDQSLSLNPTKISGLCGRLMCCLKFEHDNYESVKEELPSVGKLVVTSLGDGKVVGLNADKRTVHVQLFEVGKVKELPLDDVVIK; encoded by the coding sequence TTGTACAGTGTAGTGGGTGTCCGCTTTAAAAAAGCGGGCAAAATATATTACTTCGATCCGCTGGATCTTCCTGTGGAGAAGGAGCAATCCGTTATCGTGGAAACGGCTCGCGGTATCGAATATGGCCAAGTTGTTATTGGCAAGAAAGAAGTACAGGAATCGGATGTGGTTCTTCCGCTGAAGAAAGTGATCCGCATTGCCGGCGACTCTGACGCCCGTGTGGTCGAGGAGAACAAGCTGGCGGCAAAGGATGCATTTACAACCTGTTTAAATAAAATCCGGGATCATGCACTAAAAATGAAGCTGGTCGATGTTGAATTTACTTTTGACCGTAACAAAATCATTTTTTACTTCACAGCGGAAGGTCGGGTAGATTTCCGAGAACTGGTTAAGGATCTTGCCGGAATATTCCGGACAAGAATCGAATTGCGCCAGATTGGCGTGCGTGATGAAGCCAAGATGCTTGGCGGCTTAGGACCTTGTGGACGCGTACTGTGCTGCTCTTCATGGCTTGGTGATTTTGAGCCGGTATCGATCAAAATGGCAAAGGATCAGAGCTTATCGCTGAATCCTACCAAAATCTCCGGTCTTTGTGGAAGGCTAATGTGCTGTTTGAAATTTGAGCATGACAATTATGAAAGCGTTAAGGAAGAACTGCCGTCCGTCGGAAAATTGGTCGTCACTTCGCTCGGAGACGGTAAAGTGGTTGGCCTGAATGCGGACAAACGGACTGTACATGTACAGCTGTTTGAAGTCGGTAAAGTCAAAGAACTTCCTTTGGATGACGTTGTCATTAAGTAG
- the holB gene encoding DNA polymerase III subunit delta' has protein sequence MSFNNILGQEAAKQLLQNAMRREAVSHAYLFSGPAGAGQLETAMTFAKALFCTESRDDACGQCLECRKVEHGNHPDLTMIAPDGASIKIDQIRELQRIFSYRSEKNNPKVYIIDHADKMTVQAANSLLKFLEEPQVPAVAILIAENGQALLPTIQSRSQTVPFRALNPEMMEQALVNEGYPLALVRCAVQLASGLEGCRKILNENWFAEIRNVMLQLGKESMNRTGTAMITASQKVFKSGLSEHLDTLFSLFHLWFKDMIHVQYGRQDRLVFIDQAEFISGHASARSTAQWVSCMDLAAECQKKLRYNVNGQLCLEQLLMGLGGTQA, from the coding sequence ATGTCTTTTAACAATATATTAGGCCAGGAGGCTGCCAAACAGCTGCTTCAAAATGCCATGCGGCGTGAAGCAGTCAGTCATGCTTACCTATTCAGCGGGCCTGCCGGTGCCGGACAGCTGGAGACGGCCATGACTTTTGCCAAGGCACTGTTCTGCACAGAAAGTCGGGATGACGCATGTGGTCAATGTTTGGAATGCCGAAAGGTTGAACATGGCAACCATCCGGATTTGACCATGATTGCTCCCGATGGTGCCAGTATTAAAATCGATCAGATCCGTGAATTACAGCGGATTTTTTCATATCGGTCAGAAAAGAACAATCCTAAGGTCTATATTATAGATCATGCCGACAAGATGACGGTTCAGGCTGCCAACAGTCTGCTGAAATTTCTGGAGGAGCCGCAAGTTCCGGCCGTAGCTATTTTGATTGCGGAGAATGGACAAGCTTTGCTTCCAACGATCCAGTCTCGGTCACAGACTGTGCCTTTTCGGGCTTTAAATCCGGAAATGATGGAACAGGCGCTCGTTAATGAAGGTTATCCGTTAGCCCTTGTGCGTTGTGCGGTTCAATTGGCCTCAGGACTTGAAGGTTGCAGGAAAATTTTGAATGAGAATTGGTTTGCAGAAATTAGAAACGTAATGTTACAATTAGGGAAGGAGTCTATGAACCGTACTGGCACAGCAATGATTACCGCTAGTCAGAAAGTGTTCAAATCAGGACTCTCCGAACATCTGGATACACTGTTCAGCTTGTTCCACTTATGGTTCAAGGATATGATACATGTCCAATACGGAAGGCAAGATCGTCTCGTTTTCATAGATCAGGCGGAGTTTATCTCCGGTCACGCGTCAGCCCGCAGCACGGCACAGTGGGTCTCTTGCATGGATTTGGCCGCAGAGTGTCAGAAGAAGTTACGTTATAATGTCAACGGACAGCTCTGTCTCGAGCAGTTATTAATGGGTTTGGGCGGAACTCAGGCGTGA
- a CDS encoding YaaR family protein yields the protein MKINPGFRPMKSELSVPDSSAKPIPQKTFSDMMFLQGEKASKDELNRQMREIALQGDRLARAMTIRELKAYRLLVKRFLEETVRRGVSMKETRGWDRRGRGKRYNVIDEIDSMLLSMADELLESEQGKIELLGKIGEIRGMLINLVF from the coding sequence GTGAAGATTAATCCGGGCTTCAGGCCCATGAAAAGTGAATTGTCGGTCCCGGATAGCAGTGCTAAACCGATTCCGCAAAAAACGTTCTCCGATATGATGTTCCTACAGGGAGAGAAGGCTTCCAAGGACGAACTAAATCGACAAATGCGCGAAATCGCACTGCAGGGTGATCGACTGGCTCGGGCGATGACAATTAGAGAGCTGAAGGCGTATCGTCTACTGGTCAAGAGGTTCCTTGAAGAGACGGTACGTCGCGGCGTATCGATGAAAGAAACACGAGGATGGGACCGTAGAGGACGCGGCAAGAGGTACAATGTCATAGATGAGATTGATTCTATGCTTTTGTCCATGGCCGACGAATTGCTGGAAAGTGAGCAAGGGAAAATCGAACTGCTAGGCAAAATTGGTGAGATTCGCGGAATGCTAATTAATTTGGTTTTTTAA
- a CDS encoding cyclic-di-AMP receptor, with protein sequence MKLIVAIVQDKDSNRLSAGLVKANFRATKLASTGGFLKAGNTTFMIGVDDSQVESVMNVIRTSCKVREQLVTPVTPMSGTTDSYLPLPVEVQVGGATVFVLPVERFEHF encoded by the coding sequence ATGAAATTAATTGTTGCGATTGTACAGGATAAGGACAGCAACCGTCTTTCGGCCGGTCTCGTTAAGGCAAATTTCCGGGCAACCAAACTGGCAAGTACCGGAGGATTTTTGAAGGCCGGAAACACCACGTTTATGATCGGGGTAGACGATAGTCAGGTAGAAAGCGTCATGAATGTTATCCGCACAAGTTGTAAAGTACGTGAACAACTCGTTACTCCGGTTACGCCGATGAGCGGTACAACCGACTCCTATTTGCCGCTTCCGGTAGAAGTACAGGTGGGTGGAGCGACTGTATTTGTTCTTCCAGTTGAACGGTTTGAGCATTTTTAA
- the tmk gene encoding dTMP kinase produces MNRKPLFITIEGGDGSGKTTMIGRLSAYMQNRSIPYLITREPGGIEIAEKIRSVILDPKHTSMDARTEALLYAAARRQHLAEKVEPALAEGLTVICDRFVDSSLVYQGMARGIGVEEVWAINQFAIESRMPDLTLLFDIDPEVGLSRIMANEDREFNRLDMENLAFHQVVRDGYRLLADQYPERIKVIDASKSPSQVEREMIRVLEGAVLKDF; encoded by the coding sequence ATGAACCGCAAACCATTATTCATTACAATCGAGGGAGGAGATGGTTCTGGCAAAACAACGATGATCGGCAGATTGTCAGCTTATATGCAGAACCGTTCCATCCCTTACCTAATCACCCGCGAACCTGGCGGTATCGAAATTGCGGAGAAGATTCGTTCTGTTATTCTGGATCCGAAACACACGAGCATGGATGCGAGAACGGAAGCTCTGTTATATGCGGCTGCCCGCAGACAGCATCTGGCGGAAAAGGTGGAACCAGCGCTAGCTGAAGGATTGACCGTCATATGTGATCGATTTGTCGATAGCAGTCTCGTATACCAAGGGATGGCACGGGGGATCGGGGTTGAAGAAGTGTGGGCGATTAATCAGTTTGCTATTGAGTCCCGCATGCCTGATCTTACTCTGCTGTTCGATATTGATCCCGAAGTTGGTCTTTCCCGTATCATGGCGAACGAGGATCGGGAATTTAACCGGTTGGACATGGAAAATCTGGCGTTTCATCAAGTCGTGAGAGACGGATATCGTCTCCTAGCAGATCAATATCCAGAGCGAATCAAAGTTATTGATGCTTCCAAATCACCATCACAGGTGGAGCGTGAGATGATCCGGGTGCTTGAGGGCGCGGTTTTAAAGGATTTTTGA
- a CDS encoding aminotransferase class I/II-fold pyridoxal phosphate-dependent enzyme, producing MYMDRERTPLVEALLAYKNNAAKSFHVPGHKNGKAYDGINGAEQLSEVMKIDVTEISGTDDLHHPEGVIREAQELAADCFGAEESFFLVGGSTAGNLAMILTVCIQPGDLLLLQRNVHKSVLNGLMLAGARAVFLEPQMDECSGLAVIPSSESLRSALAANPETKGVFVTSPNYYGMGNNLRELADLCHKHEVPLLVDEAHGAHYGMHPDLPESALSCGADGVVQSTHKMLAAMTMGSMLHVQGCLLDRSLLRQRLAMVQSSSPSYPVMASLDLARRMLHAQGPSAFTAGLAAVGALRRGLAELPRFGLLQPPQPANPAASSAAGGQALPLQTQAAAYTRQDPFKAVIYDRTGSLSGYGLQHALEARGCVPEMSDERYVVLLLTLGSTLEDVNHLLWALRHIVEEEEASEPLEVFNPLPSEQSNVSTWNIPETTLLFSEPVTFSLTPKDPEQMESVPVEYSAERISAEMIIPYPPGIPILYPGELITKNTAERLVALRNAGAKCQGAGDQSLKTILVHKNSRKQGTI from the coding sequence ATGTATATGGACAGAGAGAGAACGCCGCTGGTAGAAGCACTGCTAGCGTACAAAAACAATGCCGCTAAATCGTTTCATGTGCCAGGTCACAAAAACGGGAAGGCGTATGACGGAATAAATGGAGCTGAGCAGCTCAGTGAGGTCATGAAAATAGATGTGACGGAGATTAGTGGAACAGATGACCTTCACCATCCGGAAGGTGTGATCCGTGAGGCGCAGGAACTGGCAGCTGATTGTTTTGGGGCGGAGGAAAGTTTTTTCCTGGTTGGAGGAAGTACCGCGGGCAATTTAGCCATGATTCTAACCGTATGCATACAGCCCGGTGACCTGCTCCTGCTTCAGCGCAATGTCCATAAATCGGTTCTGAACGGCCTGATGCTTGCTGGTGCAAGAGCAGTGTTTTTGGAACCGCAAATGGATGAATGCAGCGGTCTTGCAGTTATTCCATCGTCAGAGTCTTTGAGATCTGCGTTAGCTGCTAATCCGGAAACTAAGGGCGTCTTTGTGACGTCACCCAATTACTACGGGATGGGAAACAACCTGAGGGAGTTGGCTGATCTATGTCACAAACATGAGGTACCTCTTCTTGTAGATGAGGCGCATGGCGCGCATTACGGCATGCATCCGGATCTGCCGGAAAGTGCGCTGTCTTGTGGGGCTGATGGAGTGGTGCAATCGACACACAAAATGCTGGCAGCCATGACGATGGGTTCCATGCTTCACGTACAGGGTTGTCTCTTGGACCGAAGTCTGCTTCGTCAACGGCTTGCTATGGTTCAGAGCTCGAGCCCATCATACCCTGTGATGGCCTCGCTCGATCTGGCCCGGCGCATGCTGCACGCGCAGGGCCCTAGCGCCTTCACGGCGGGGCTAGCCGCCGTGGGCGCGCTAAGGCGCGGCCTTGCGGAGCTGCCGCGCTTCGGGCTGCTGCAGCCGCCGCAGCCCGCAAACCCCGCCGCCAGCAGCGCGGCCGGCGGACAAGCCCTGCCGCTGCAGACGCAGGCGGCGGCATACACGCGCCAGGACCCGTTCAAAGCGGTCATATATGACCGCACCGGGTCCCTGAGCGGCTATGGACTCCAGCACGCGCTTGAAGCGCGCGGCTGTGTCCCGGAGATGAGCGACGAACGGTACGTCGTCTTGCTCTTGACGCTCGGGTCTACTCTGGAGGATGTTAATCACCTCTTATGGGCACTCCGGCATATTGTAGAGGAAGAGGAGGCTTCCGAGCCGCTCGAGGTCTTCAATCCACTGCCTTCCGAGCAGTCCAATGTTTCCACGTGGAACATTCCAGAAACGACTCTGTTATTTTCCGAGCCGGTTACGTTCAGCTTGACGCCTAAAGATCCGGAGCAAATGGAGTCAGTACCCGTTGAGTATAGTGCGGAAAGAATATCAGCTGAGATGATCATTCCTTATCCGCCGGGTATTCCTATTTTGTATCCAGGTGAACTTATCACAAAGAATACGGCTGAACGACTTGTTGCTTTAAGAAACGCCGGAGCGAAATGCCAAGGTGCGGGAGATCAATCACTCAAGACCATTCTCGTACACAAGAACTCTAGAAAGCAGGGGACGATATGA
- a CDS encoding sigma factor G inhibitor Gin has translation MEEMNEHVCIICSQNKKEGITIVSQFVCEDCESEIVHTNAEDAKYHFFIHQLKQIVVPNKV, from the coding sequence ATGGAAGAGATGAATGAACACGTCTGTATTATATGCAGCCAGAATAAAAAAGAAGGAATTACCATTGTATCACAATTTGTCTGCGAGGACTGTGAGTCTGAGATTGTGCATACGAATGCGGAAGACGCTAAATATCATTTTTTTATTCATCAATTGAAACAAATCGTAGTGCCCAATAAAGTTTAG
- a CDS encoding HD-GYP domain-containing protein, with product MTIRSVSELQAGVKLTQDVHTPLGGLLLQKGKVLLPRDLDVLKAFLVQQVNIEGPDGDTTKIPTIKTAGQKPSLIFSDIAANAGTDEAGARKDQPLHEEYDKTLTLVKSCYQSAHTGELRMYEVRNQMEALLKHQEDYHLLKFSPRMTSRHEYRYHNAVLCALSSYKLARWIGLPQKDWLQVAFAGLLHDIGNAKIDPLLLNKPSKLTSEESEEMRRHTTYGYQILKNVAAVNEGVRLAALQHHEKVDGSGYPLKLDGTKIHIYARIVAVADIFHAMTLDKFYRGAQSPYAVLEQIQLEAFGKLDPMIVQTFINKVTSFHNGTKVRLSNNEVGEIVFTDNLHPTRPMVSIDGQIINLMQQRQLFIEEVIS from the coding sequence ATGACGATCAGATCCGTTAGTGAATTACAAGCCGGTGTTAAATTGACTCAAGATGTTCATACGCCTCTTGGCGGCCTTTTGCTTCAAAAAGGAAAAGTTCTACTACCCAGAGATTTGGACGTGTTAAAAGCCTTTTTGGTGCAGCAAGTAAATATTGAGGGCCCAGATGGGGACACTACAAAGATTCCGACAATTAAAACAGCCGGGCAGAAGCCCTCGCTTATATTTTCGGACATAGCCGCAAATGCAGGAACTGATGAAGCTGGGGCCAGAAAAGACCAGCCTTTACACGAGGAATATGATAAAACGCTCACGTTAGTAAAAAGCTGCTATCAATCGGCTCATACAGGGGAGCTACGGATGTATGAAGTTCGCAATCAGATGGAAGCTCTTTTGAAGCATCAAGAAGATTATCATCTCCTGAAATTCTCGCCGCGTATGACAAGCCGACATGAGTACAGATATCACAATGCAGTATTGTGTGCTCTATCATCGTATAAGCTGGCCCGGTGGATTGGGCTTCCACAAAAGGATTGGCTCCAAGTCGCCTTTGCTGGATTGCTGCATGATATCGGAAATGCAAAGATAGATCCTCTTCTATTGAACAAACCGTCCAAGCTAACGTCTGAAGAGAGTGAGGAAATGCGCCGTCATACCACTTACGGTTATCAGATATTAAAAAATGTAGCTGCTGTGAATGAAGGTGTTCGATTAGCAGCTCTTCAGCATCATGAAAAAGTAGACGGTTCAGGGTACCCACTGAAGCTCGACGGTACAAAGATTCATATATATGCCCGTATCGTGGCGGTCGCGGATATTTTTCACGCTATGACACTGGATAAGTTCTACCGGGGAGCGCAGTCGCCCTATGCGGTTTTGGAACAGATTCAACTGGAGGCCTTCGGCAAACTGGATCCAATGATAGTTCAAACCTTTATTAATAAAGTTACGTCTTTTCATAACGGCACTAAGGTCCGCCTAAGCAATAATGAAGTGGGTGAGATCGTGTTTACGGACAACCTGCATCCTACTAGACCGATGGTTTCTATAGACGGTCAAATCATCAATCTCATGCAGCAGCGACAACTATTTATAGAAGAAGTCATTTCTTGA
- the gyrA gene encoding DNA gyrase subunit A, whose protein sequence is MAEENFSQIKDRDIGTEMRESFMDYAMSIIVSRALPDVRDGLKPVHRRILYAMSELGMAPDKPHKKSARIVGEVIGKYHPHGDSAVYESMVRMAQDFSMRYMLVDGHGNFGSIDGDMAAAMRYTEARLSKVAMEMLRDINKETIDFIPNYDGEEQEPVVLPARYPNLLVNGVSGIAVGMATNIPPHNLGEVIDGVQALIQNPDITSMELMDYIQGPDFPTSGYIIGRAGIRQAYQTGRGSVTMRAKATIEENNNKARIVVHEIPYQVNKARLVEKIAELVRDKRIDGITDLRDESDRNGMRIVIELRRDVNPNVVLNNLYKHTSMQSNFGINMLAIVNNEPKILNLRDMLYYYLEHQVTVIRRRTEFELKKAEARAHILEGLRIALDHLDEVIALIRASQTTEAAREGLIERFGLSNEQAQAILDMRLQRLTGLEREKIENEYQELMKKIAELREILANEHLILQIISEELQEIKERFNDERRTEITVGEDSILDEDLIPREEVIITITHTGYIKRLPANTYRSQKRGGRGVVGMDTKSEDFVEHLFVTNSHHYLMFFTDKGKAYRLKAYEIPELSRTARGTPIINLIQIEQGETVNAVIPVESFESDNYLFFATCQGVVKKTPLEDYVNIRKGGLIAINLREDDSLIEVKLTDGQQEIIIGTAQGMSIRFKESDVRSMGRSATGVKGITLDEDDTVIGMDVVDHDLDILIVTSKGYGKRTPAGDYRSQTRGGKGIKTINVTDKNGPVVGLKVVKSEEDLMIITASGTIIRTSMEGISTMGRYAQGVKLINIREDDAVATVCRADKSEEPDNADEVEGEDGGEGEETSEPSSEE, encoded by the coding sequence ATGGCGGAAGAAAATTTCTCCCAAATCAAAGATCGGGACATTGGTACGGAGATGCGCGAATCCTTTATGGATTATGCGATGAGTATCATTGTAAGCCGGGCTCTGCCGGATGTGCGGGACGGATTGAAGCCAGTTCACCGTCGTATCTTGTATGCGATGTCCGAACTTGGAATGGCCCCGGATAAACCACACAAGAAATCTGCAAGAATCGTCGGCGAAGTTATCGGTAAATATCATCCGCATGGTGATTCGGCCGTTTATGAGTCGATGGTACGGATGGCACAGGACTTCTCCATGCGTTATATGCTTGTCGATGGGCATGGTAACTTCGGGTCCATTGACGGTGATATGGCGGCAGCCATGCGGTATACGGAAGCCCGTTTATCTAAAGTTGCCATGGAAATGCTGCGTGATATCAATAAAGAGACGATTGATTTTATTCCTAACTATGATGGTGAGGAGCAGGAGCCTGTTGTTCTGCCGGCACGTTACCCAAACTTGCTCGTAAACGGTGTATCTGGTATTGCGGTCGGTATGGCGACCAATATTCCGCCTCATAATCTTGGAGAAGTTATAGACGGTGTCCAGGCGCTTATTCAGAATCCGGATATTACGTCTATGGAGCTAATGGATTATATCCAGGGACCGGACTTCCCGACTTCAGGTTATATCATCGGACGAGCGGGTATCCGTCAAGCGTATCAGACTGGCCGTGGTTCTGTAACGATGCGTGCTAAAGCGACGATCGAAGAGAACAATAACAAGGCTAGAATCGTAGTACACGAGATTCCATATCAGGTTAACAAAGCACGCCTGGTTGAGAAAATTGCCGAGCTCGTTCGCGACAAGCGGATTGACGGCATCACCGACTTGCGGGATGAATCTGATCGTAACGGTATGCGTATCGTTATTGAGCTGCGACGTGATGTTAATCCGAATGTCGTGCTGAATAACTTGTATAAGCACACTTCGATGCAGTCCAATTTTGGTATTAACATGCTCGCGATCGTAAATAACGAGCCTAAAATACTGAATCTGCGCGATATGCTGTATTACTATCTCGAACACCAGGTTACGGTTATCCGCCGCCGGACTGAGTTTGAACTCAAAAAAGCGGAGGCCCGTGCTCATATTCTCGAAGGTTTGCGAATCGCTCTGGATCATCTGGATGAAGTCATTGCCCTCATTCGTGCTTCACAGACGACAGAAGCAGCCCGAGAAGGCTTGATCGAACGATTTGGTCTCAGCAATGAGCAAGCTCAAGCTATTCTGGACATGCGCCTTCAGCGCCTGACAGGTCTGGAACGCGAGAAGATCGAGAACGAATACCAGGAGCTTATGAAGAAAATTGCGGAGCTACGTGAAATTCTTGCTAATGAGCATCTCATTCTGCAAATCATCAGCGAAGAGCTCCAAGAGATCAAAGAGCGCTTTAACGATGAACGCCGTACGGAGATTACCGTGGGTGAAGATAGCATTCTGGACGAGGATCTTATTCCTCGTGAGGAAGTCATCATCACGATTACCCATACCGGTTATATCAAGCGTCTGCCGGCCAATACGTACCGCAGTCAGAAGCGGGGCGGACGGGGTGTTGTGGGGATGGATACGAAGAGTGAGGATTTTGTTGAACATCTCTTCGTAACTAACTCACACCATTACTTGATGTTCTTTACGGACAAAGGTAAGGCGTACCGGTTGAAGGCTTACGAGATACCAGAACTCAGCCGGACGGCTCGCGGTACACCGATTATCAACCTGATTCAGATCGAACAGGGAGAAACGGTCAATGCGGTTATTCCGGTAGAGAGCTTTGAGAGCGATAATTACCTGTTCTTTGCGACCTGCCAGGGTGTCGTTAAGAAAACACCGCTGGAGGATTACGTTAATATCCGCAAAGGTGGTTTGATCGCCATTAATCTGCGTGAGGACGATTCCTTGATCGAAGTGAAGCTGACTGATGGACAGCAAGAGATCATCATAGGTACAGCTCAAGGTATGTCCATCCGATTCAAGGAAAGTGACGTACGATCCATGGGACGGAGCGCTACAGGGGTTAAGGGTATTACACTGGATGAGGATGATACCGTAATCGGTATGGATGTTGTGGACCATGATTTGGATATCCTGATCGTAACTTCCAAGGGTTATGGTAAAAGGACACCTGCAGGCGATTACCGTTCTCAGACTCGTGGTGGTAAAGGGATCAAAACGATCAATGTCACCGACAAGAACGGTCCTGTCGTCGGCCTGAAAGTCGTGAAATCTGAAGAGGACTTGATGATTATTACGGCCAGCGGTACGATTATACGTACCAGCATGGAAGGTATATCAACCATGGGACGCTATGCGCAGGGTGTCAAATTGATTAATATCCGTGAGGATGATGCTGTAGCAACGGTATGCCGCGCTGATAAGAGCGAGGAACCTGACAATGCAGATGAAGTTGAAGGCGAAGACGGCGGAGAAGGCGAAGAGACGTCAGAACCGTCATCTGAGGAATAA
- a CDS encoding YheC/YheD family protein, whose amino-acid sequence MTVQRVSSKWTKTKNILKNKGLASYVPATRLYSFDALEQMLETHTLVYIKPDRGTYGNGVMCVELIHTEEPDSSDSTQSYELRYDTTTEHYTTLEQLHNTITHLCHGKEYLIQQGIRLLQHNGRAFDLRVLVQKNPFGRWESTGIVGRVAAQHKIVTNHHGGGSIQHFKKLMTEHMTSFEADNIRKELKDLGINVASQLQRSYPNLKEIGLDVAIDSRWSIWILEVNTKPALYPFKKFFKDQSIYQKVKKYANAYGRSTSSKKKAT is encoded by the coding sequence TTGACTGTACAACGCGTTTCAAGCAAATGGACAAAAACGAAAAACATCCTTAAAAACAAAGGACTCGCCTCTTATGTGCCGGCTACCCGCCTATACTCGTTCGATGCACTTGAACAAATGCTCGAGACGCATACTCTCGTCTATATTAAGCCGGACCGGGGAACCTATGGCAATGGCGTTATGTGTGTTGAGCTGATCCATACCGAGGAACCGGACAGTTCCGATAGTACACAATCGTATGAGCTCCGCTATGATACCACAACCGAGCATTACACAACGCTGGAACAGCTCCACAACACAATTACACACCTCTGTCATGGCAAAGAATATCTAATTCAACAGGGCATCCGGTTGCTGCAACACAACGGCCGTGCCTTCGACCTGCGGGTACTCGTACAGAAAAATCCTTTTGGCAGATGGGAAAGCACGGGCATCGTCGGCCGGGTTGCCGCTCAACATAAAATTGTGACAAATCATCATGGCGGCGGGAGCATCCAACACTTCAAAAAACTGATGACTGAACATATGACATCGTTTGAAGCTGACAATATCCGTAAAGAGTTGAAGGACCTCGGTATCAACGTTGCTTCACAGCTACAGAGGTCTTACCCCAATTTGAAGGAAATTGGTCTCGATGTGGCCATAGATTCCAGGTGGAGCATTTGGATATTGGAAGTGAACACTAAACCAGCCTTGTACCCGTTCAAGAAATTTTTCAAAGATCAAAGCATATACCAAAAGGTAAAAAAATACGCTAATGCTTACGGAAGAAGCACCTCCAGCAAGAAGAAAGCGACCTAG